The Gemmatimonas phototrophica region CGCTGGAGAAGGTGTGGAAGACGGATCTCACGGCGGTGAACGCGGAACTGGCACGCCTCAAGCTGCCGCCGCTCGACCCCAAGTGCACGGTGGTGGCGGGATGTTCGGCGACTCCGTGACGGTAACGCGTCGTGTGGTGGTACTCAGCGCTATCGCGCTGGGTACCGCCTTCCAGACGGCCTGCGGGCCAGGCGTGGCGGACAAGGTGGTGTCGGCCATGCAGGGGTGTGTGGCCCTCCGGAACCCGCTCTTCAAGGCGGGCCAGGCGGAGCAGGCGCTGGCGTTGCCGCTGCCCCCGGCGGTGGACTCCCTTGCCACGCAGACCGCCTATGCCTTCGGCTTCAATGCGTATCAGCAATTGGCCGACATGGCGGAGACACAGGCCGAGCTGACGTGCGCACTGGAACTCGGCGCGCGCTATGAGGATGCCGATGTGCGAGTCTGGCTCAAGAAGTACTTGCGTAGCCCCGACGCGCCGGTGGCGGCTCATGCCCAGCGGCTGCTTGATAAGCAAACACGTTGATTGGTGGCCCTGTGAGATGAACAGATTGCTCAAGAACTCTCACAGAGGACACAGAGGAAACAGAGGTCACGGAGGTGTCTCGGCCGCTTGGCAGAGGTCACTCCGTGACCTCTATGTTTCTTGGCTGCCTCTGTGATTGGAGTTCAGGGTCCTTTCGGACGGCAGTCAAAGTTCGTAACGCGATCGAGGCCAGCAGTTAGAGTGTCCATTCCAAAATTGATCAGAAGCCCAAGTGGAAGGTTCATCAGCCGGAGATACGTCAGCAGCTGGCGTTGATGAATCGGCGATGGGCGTTCAACACTCTTGATTTCGACTACCAATTCTTTCTCGACGAGCAAGTCGATTCGGAAACCGAGGGAGAGACGTTCACCCTCATAGTCGAATGGGATGACCAGCTGACGCTCGACATGTACGCCACGTCGGCCTAATCGTCGAAAGAGGATCTCCTCGTAGGCCGACTCGAAGAGGCCAGGGCAGAGCGACCGATGTATCTGGATGGCCTCGCCGATCACGAGTCGGGTGAGTTCTGTGTCGCGTCGCATGTGTGATGGCTACCGTGTCCCCGTCACCGGGCTGTCACGCCGGGGGAAGGAATCGGTACGGGGGGCGTCGGATTAACACCCGGTGTGGGCCGGCGTCTAATTCCCTGAAGACCGAGGGGACGGCGACGCACACGGCGGCGCGTACCGAGGTCCTAGTGATTCGGAGGGTAGCCCCATGCGTCGTTTCATTATTGCTGCCATTATCGCTGCCGCTGTTCCTGTGGCCTCGGCGTCCGCGCAGGCCGTCAAGCAGGAAGTGCGCGAGTTGCGCGATGCCAAGCGCGAAGTGAACCATGATCAGCGCGATCGCCGTCAGGCTGGTCGTGCCGGCGACTCGGCGGCCGTGAAGAACGAGACGCGTGAGATTCGCGAAGGGAAGCGTGACGTGAAGCAGGAACGTCGCGATGTGAAGCGGGCCGTGCGGCAGAAGAAAAACGGCTGACCGAGCACGACATCGATTGCGCCGTCGGGCAACGCATTACGGGGGCGCTGGTTTGTGAACCGGCGCCCCCGCTTGGTCTTCGTCACTAATTACATCATTGCGATGGTTATTGCGGTAAGCGCTTGCGCACCTCGCGCCAATCGAAGATGTGGAAGGTGCGATCGGTGGACATCATGACCAGTGCGCCTTCCGGGAACGACGGGGAGAGCGCCTTGGCCGTGACTTCCAGACCATCCGTTTCCTTCGCCGATACCGGAATCGTGGCGATAGACACGTGGTCGTGGGGCTTGCCGGCACTGCCTTCGCGGCGGAACAGCTGAATGCGTTGCCCCTGCTGGTCCGATGCGATCAGGAAGCCGGTGCTATCGCTCGTCGGATAGATCGCAAGTCCTTCGTGATCCTGCACGAAACCGGTGGTGGCGAAAAGAGCCAATTCACGTGCGGCGTCCGGGTGGACCGGATCTGCGTGGTACTTGCGAATGCCGACGGTCTCGTCGCTGTAGAACACGTAGCCCAGCGACTGGTCCACGGTGATGGCCTCGATTTCCTTGGTGCCACTGAAGGCACCAAACGCACGCACCTTGGTGCCGCGTACGGAGCCGTTACCGGCATCTTCCAGCCGGTACTGCCACAAATACCCATCCGTGGGTCCGCTCTTGCCGCCAACAATGGCGAACACCGCGCCATCACTGGCACGCTTGTAGAGGGCGACCCCCATGGGGGCGCGGGTCGTATCCCCATCGAACACCGGGATGCCGCCGTTGTCGATCGGGGTCATCTCCGGCAGTTGGAACACACGGAGTGCCATGCGCCCTCGTTCGGCCGCAACGGCAATGTCGATCATCTTGCCGCCAACCGTCAGGCCGGTAATGGCATCCACGTTGTTCGGCCGGAGCATCGGACGACGGGTCCGTGTCGTATCGATGCGGCCATCAAGCCCGAAGACGTACACGCCACCGGTGCTGTCTCCCTTGTCCGTGCCCAGAATGAGAGAGTTGGCCGGATTGACGGTATCGATCCAGATGGCCGGGTCATCGGAGTCGTTGGCCACCGTGTCGGTGATCACGGCAGCGCGCAGCGTGTCGTCTGTCGCGGTGCTGGCCACAGAGTCGGTGGTGCCGGAGCGTCCTTCCGAGCTACACGCCAATGCGACAACTGCCACGAGTGCTGTAAGCACTCGTGGCAGTCCGCACATGAATGATGTGCTGTGGCGTGTCATCAGAAGTCGAACTTGAAGCCGGTCTGAATGCGACGTCCGTAGAACTCATCCTGCATGAGACGACCGCGATTTCCCTGGAAGTAGCGGAGCGGACGGTTGTTCAGATTGTTGGCGTCAAGGAAGAAGCGGCTCTTGCTGGTGATCTGGAACGTCGCGTTCGCGTCGATGTCGGTACGACGGTCAGCCCAGCGATCGAAGAACGCATCTTCGTTGTAGCCACCCTCGCCAGCGTCCAGCGACTCGCTCTGGTAGTTCATGGCCACGCGTGCCGTGAACCGCTTCGAGTCGAACGAGAGCGAGAG contains the following coding sequences:
- a CDS encoding phytase, with amino-acid sequence MAVVALACSSEGRSGTTDSVASTATDDTLRAAVITDTVANDSDDPAIWIDTVNPANSLILGTDKGDSTGGVYVFGLDGRIDTTRTRRPMLRPNNVDAITGLTVGGKMIDIAVAAERGRMALRVFQLPEMTPIDNGGIPVFDGDTTRAPMGVALYKRASDGAVFAIVGGKSGPTDGYLWQYRLEDAGNGSVRGTKVRAFGAFSGTKEIEAITVDQSLGYVFYSDETVGIRKYHADPVHPDAARELALFATTGFVQDHEGLAIYPTSDSTGFLIASDQQGQRIQLFRREGSAGKPHDHVSIATIPVSAKETDGLEVTAKALSPSFPEGALVMMSTDRTFHIFDWREVRKRLPQ
- a CDS encoding GxxExxY protein, whose product is MRRDTELTRLVIGEAIQIHRSLCPGLFESAYEEILFRRLGRRGVHVERQLVIPFDYEGERLSLGFRIDLLVEKELVVEIKSVERPSPIHQRQLLTYLRLMNLPLGLLINFGMDTLTAGLDRVTNFDCRPKGP